The following are from one region of the Cotesia glomerata isolate CgM1 unplaced genomic scaffold, MPM_Cglom_v2.3 scaffold_538, whole genome shotgun sequence genome:
- the LOC123274682 gene encoding SUN domain-containing protein 3-like: NNVAPGQCWAFKGSAGCIAIKLLSPIYVTSVTLEHITVHKSPNSKTTSAPRCFSVWGLKSINDKEGYFFGKFMYDNCASPIQNFPIKKKSNESYEIIELKIHSNSGNPNYTCLYRVRVHGELDL, translated from the exons TGGACAATGTTGGGCGTTTAAAGGCTCAGCTGGATGTATTGCGATTAAATTGCTAAGTCCAATTTACGTAACTAGTGTCACACTCGAGCACATCACGGTTCATAAATCACCAAATAGCAAGACTACTTCTGCACCTCGATGTTTTTCTGTTTGG GGATTGAAAAGTATAAATGACAAAGAAGGATATTTTTTCGGTAAATTCATGTATGATAATTGTGCATCACCAATACAAAACTTTCCAATAAAGAAGAAATCCAACGAGTCGTATGAGATAATAGAACTTAAAATTCATTCCAACAGTGGAAATCCTAATTACACTTGTCTCTATAGAGTTCGTGTTCATGGAGAACttgatttgtaa